The Ziziphus jujuba cultivar Dongzao chromosome 7, ASM3175591v1 genome includes a region encoding these proteins:
- the LOC107423879 gene encoding uncharacterized protein LOC107423879 — protein MAITGSESQPPTSKAVNPPVEVECVKCDCCGFTEDCTPAYILRVRERYHGRWICGLCVEAVKDEVLRSERIISTEEALNRHTSFCKKFRSSSVSNEEAEHPISAFGRILRRSLDSPRAVRSNSSVSLRDVDRVHGSLVRSGSCFSSLSS, from the coding sequence ATGGCTATTACAGGTTCAGAATCTCAGCCCCCAACAAGCAAAGCTGTTAACCCTCCGGTGGAGGTGGAGTGCGTAAAGTGCGATTGTTGCGGGTTCACAGAGGATTGCACCCCCGCATACATTCTACGGGTTCGTGAACGATACCATGGACGATGGATTTGCGGGCTGTGCGTCGAGGCAGTGAAAGACGAGGTTTTGAGATCGGAGAGGATCATCTCCACTGAAGAAGCGCTTAACCGCCACACCAGTTTTTGCAAGAAATTCAGATCGTCGAGTGTTTCGAATGAAGAAGCAGAGCACCCCATCTCTGCCTTTGGACGGATTCTCCGGCGCAGTTTGGATTCTCCGAGAGCGGTTCGCTCAAATTCTAGTGTTTCTCTTAGAGATGTTGACAGGGTTCATGGTTCTCTGGTTAGGTCGGGTAGCTGCTTCTCTTCGCTGTCTAGCTGA
- the LOC107423907 gene encoding protein STRICTOSIDINE SYNTHASE-LIKE 4: MALKHYLTSKHCVPAFSSFLLACLLAFSLQIFFFSPFSPDSLELPLLSSAFFPPNNKLQEVIKLGEGFLNNPEDVCVDTEGILYTATRDSWIKRLHRNGSWENWKKLNAHNLLGITMTKEGDLVVCDADEGLLKVGENMVSVVTSHVNGTRIRFADDVIEASDGSLYFSVASTKYELHNWYLDVLEAKPHGQLLKYDPSSGETSIILDDLCFANGVALSQDQQYLVVCETWKFRCLKYWLEGENKGKTEIFVDNLPGGPDNINLAPDGSFWIALLELTNGLEFIHTSKASKIFLAAFPKLIERVNGVYTKAMVVNVAADGKITKKFDDSNGKVLSFVTSAIEFEDHLYLGSLNSNFIGKLPLKSS; the protein is encoded by the exons ATGGCTCTGAAGCACTACCTAACTTCAAAACATTGCGTGCCAGCTTTTTCAAGCTTTCTGTTAGCATGTTTGCTTGCCTTTTCACTtcaaatcttcttcttctccccATTCTCGCCAGACTCACTTGAACTGCCTTTACTGTCTTCTGCTTTCTTTCCACCAAACAACAAATTACAG GAAGTGATTAAACTTGGAGAAGGATTTCTGAATAATCCTGAAGATGTTTGTGTGGATACAGAAGGTATACTCTACACAGCTACCAGAGATAGTTGGATCAAAAGGTTGCACCGAAATGGCTCGTGGGAGAACTGGAAGAAGTTAAATGCTCATAATTTACTTGGAATCACAATGACAAAGGAAGGTGATCTTGTTGTCTGTGACGCAGATGAG GGTTTGCTTAAGGTTGGTGAAAATATGGTCTCGGTTGTAACTTCACATGTCAATGGGACCAGAATAAG ATTTGCAGATGATGTGATCGAAGCATCAGACGGTAGTCTTTATTTCAGTGTTGCAAGCACCAAATATGAACTCCATAATTGGTATCTAGACGTGCTTGAGGCAAAACCTCATGGACAGTTGCTGAAGTACGATCCGTCATCCGGCGAGACTTCAATTATACTTGATGATCTATGCTTTGCTAATGGTGTTGCTCTCTCTCAGGACCAACAATATCTGGTGGTCTGTGAAACGTGGAA ATTCAGGTGTTTGAAGTATTGGCTTGAGGGAGAGAACAAAGGGAAAACAGAGATCTTTGTCGACAACCTTCCCGGTGGACCTGATAATATCAATCTTGCTCCAGATGGGTCTTTCTGGATCGCTCTACTTGAG CTAACTAATGGATTGGAGTTTATACATACCTCCAAGGCTTCCAAGATATTCTTAGCAGCATTTCCAAAATTGATTGAGCGAGTTAATGGTGTATATACAAAAGCAATGGTAGTGAATGTGGCAGCTGATGGAAAAATAACCAAGAAATTTGACGATTCTAATGGAAAGGTGTTATCCTTCGTTACATCAGCAATAGAGTTTGAGGATCATCTTTACTTGGGAAGCCTCAACTCCAATTTCATTGGGAAGTTACCTTTGAAAAGTTCTTAG
- the LOC107423914 gene encoding ATP-dependent DNA helicase Q-like 3 yields MKKSLLPLQETGGRTEKKICGKEALVKLLRWHFGHADFRGKQLEAIEAVLSGRDCFCLMPTGGGKSICYQIPALTKKTGIVLVICPLIALMENQVGALKEKGIAAEYLSSTQTSNVKNKIHEDLGSGKPSLRLLYVTPELIATSGFMSKLTKIYDRGLLNLVAIDEAHCISTWGHDFRPSYRKLSSLRSLLPAVPILALTATAVPKVQKDVIESLCLQNPLVLKSSFNRPNIYYEVRYKDLLDDAYNDLSNLLKSSGDVCAIVYCLERTTCDDLSGHLSKNGISCAAYHAGLNDKLRSSVLENWISSKIQVVVATVAFGYGIDRKDVRIVCHFNIPKSMEAFYQESGRAGRDQLLSRSLLYYGIDDRKRMEFILRNAGSKKSQTSNIQGGLSKKSLTDFHQMVEYCEGSGCRRKKILESFGEQVSASLCRKSCDACKHPSQVAKYLEELTATCVVQQKANSSRIFISSTFDTIDEKTSSEYWNREDEESGSEEDISDSDDGAEAVKSLAMSKLPKKSGLNEKMEFLQRAEENYYKNKSSDKQVNKSDKHALSNALREASKQRLQNALKQAQQRLGETKLEVETSAIFLENECYNKYGKSGKSFYYSQVASAVRWLSTTTSTELANRLSTNASISSENVSLEAEHLTTASSMAEQESTGNTPEDLQCSIGSETTTSASPMENASSPSSRLPSIPSFSEFINSKKVKDNESKTLQKKSPNRVEKNVEKKMRLL; encoded by the exons ATGAAAAAATCGCTGTTGCCGTTGCAAGAGACAGGGGGAAGAACCGAGAAGAAAATATGCGGGAAGGAAGCTCTGGTGAAGCTCTTGAGGTGGCATTTCGGGCATGCCGATTTTAGAGGCAAGCAATTGGAGGCCATTGAAGCTGTCTTGTCAG GAAGAGATTGCTTTTGTCTCATGCCAACAGGAGGTGGAAAATCAATATGCTATCAAATCCCAGCACTGACAAAGAAAACTGGGATTGTGCTAGTTATTTGTCCTCTAATAG CATTGATG gaAAATCAAGTGGGTGCGTTGAAGGAGAAAGGAATTGCTGCTGAGTATCTTTCGTCAACCCAGACTTCAAATGTCAAAAATAAG aTCCATGAAGACCTAGGTTCTGGAAAACCATCGTTAAGGCTGCTTTATGTTACCCCAGAACTAATTGCAACATCAGGATTTATGTCAAAGCTAACAAAGATCTATGACAGAGGGCTGTTGAATCTCGTTGCCATAGATGAG GCACATTGCATCTCTACATGGGGCCATGATTTCAG GCCTAGCTACCGTAAGCTTTCATCTTTGAGGAGCCTTCTTCCAGCTGTACCGATACTGGCTCTGACAGCTACAGCTGTTCCTAA AGTTCAGAAGGATGTGATAGAATCCTTATGCTTGCAAAACCCACTAGTCCTAAAGTCTTCTTTCAATCGCcctaatatatattatgaag TTCGATACAAAGATCTTTTAGATGATGCCTACAATGATCTCTCTAATCTACTAAAATCCAGTGGGGATGTCTGTGCAATTGTTTATTGCCTTGAACGTACAACATGTGATGACTTGTCTGGACATCTTTCGAAAAATGGAATTTCTTGTGCTG CTTATCATGCAGGATTGAATGATAAATTGCGGAGCTCTGTCTTAGAAAATTGGATTTCATCTAAGATACAAGTTGTTGTGGCAACGGTAGCTTTTGGGTAT GGTATCGATAGGAAGGATGTCAGAATTGTTTGCCATTTTAATATTCCAAAGTCTATGGAGGCCTTCTATCAAGAATCAGGTAGAGCTGGCCGTGATCAATTACTCTCCAGAAGTCTGTTGTACTATGGAATTGATGATCGCAAAAGAATG GAATTTATTCTAAGAAATGCTGGGAGTAAGAAGTCACAGACCTCAAACATACAGGGAGGATTGTCAAAAAAATCCCTGACTGACTTCCATCAG ATGGTTGAGTATTGTGAAGGTTCTGGATGCCGCAGGAAAAAGATTCTCGAGAGTTTTGGAGAACAG GTTTCTGCATCACTGTGTAGAAAATCATGTGATGCCTGCAAACATCCAAGTCAAGTTGCAAAGTACTTGGAGGAGCTCACAGCCACTTGTGTTGTTCAGCAGAAAGCTAATTCCTCTCGAATTTTTATAAGCAG CACTTTTGATACGATTGATGAAAAAACCTCATCTGAATACTGGAATCGTGAAGATGAAGAAAGTGGTTCTGAGGAAGATATATCTGATTCTGATG ATGGTGCTGAGGCTGTTAAGAGCCTAGCCATGTCAAAGTTGCCGAAAAAATCAGGATTAAATGAAAAGATGGAGTTCTTGCAACGTGCAGAAGAAAATTATTACAAGAATAAATCTTCTGATAAACAG GTCAATAAATCGGACAAGCATGCTCTATCTAATGCACTGAGAGAAGCTAGCAAGCAGAGACTACAAAATGCTTTAAAGCAGGCTCAGCAGCGTCTTGGAGAGACCAA GCTTGAAGTGGAAACATCAGCCATTTTTCTTGAGAACGAGTGTTACAACAAATATGGGAAAAGTGGAAAATCATTCTATTATTCACAAGTGGCGAGCGCAGTGAGGTGGCTATCAACCACAACCTCAACAGAGTTAGCTAATCGGCTGAGCACGAATGCCAGCATCTCATCAGAGAATGTTTCACTGGAAGCTGAACATCTCACTACTGCTTCATCTATGGCAGAACAGGAATCAACTGGAAACACTCCCGAAGATCTTCAGTGTAGTATTGGATCAGAAACTACTACATCTGCTTCACCAATGGAAAatgcttcttcaccaagttcaagattgccttcaaTTCCATCCTTTTCAGAATTTATTAACAGCAAGAAAGTTAAAGACAATGAATCAAAGACATTACAGAAGAAATCACCTAATAGGGTTGAGAAGAATGTTGAGAAGAAGATGAGGTTGCTATAA
- the LOC107423917 gene encoding small ribosomal subunit protein uS14z/uS14y/uS14x, translating to MALTPFLVLGFCWLPYYKTSLVFKLCHSVSEAQQRKMGHSNVWNSHPKNYGPGSRTCRVCGNPHGLIRKYGIMCCRQCFRSNAKEIGFIKYR from the exons ATGGCCTTGACTCCATTCTTGGTGTTAGGGTTTTGTTGGCTTCCTTATTATAAAACTTCTCTAGTCTTTAAGCTTTGTCATTCTGTATCTGAGGCGCAACAGAGGAAGATGGGCCACTCTAATGTCTGGAACTCGCACCCAAAGAACTATGGCCCTGGATCGCGCACTTG CCGTGTTTGTGGAAACCCGCACGGTTTGATCAGAAAGTACGGTATCATGTGCTGCAGACAGTGTTTCCGCAGCAATGCTAAGGAAATCGGTTTCATCAAG TACCGTTAG
- the LOC107423916 gene encoding methylthioribose-1-phosphate isomerase: MATEANNTLQSICYKRGSLQLLDQRKLPLETSYLDIRDATDAWHAIKDMVVRGAPAIAIAAALSLAVEVFNLEGFDGTSNDAVSYLIMKLEYLVSSRPTAVNLADAATKLKEVVSKAASKASEATSVFQAFIDAAEIMLEDDVASNKAIGSYGASFLRLQLNNFKKISVLTHCNTGSLATAGYGTALGVIRTLHTEKMLERAFCTETRPFNQGSRLTAFELVHDNIPATLIADSGAAALMKDGRVNAVVVGADRVAANGDTANKIGTYSLAILANYHNIPFVVAAPLTSIDLSISSGQEIIIEERSPKELLNTRGGLGEQVAASGISVWNPAFDVTPANLIAGIITEKGVITKTDSDAFDIKDFVHKASKK; encoded by the exons ATGGCAACTGAAGCGAACAACACCCTCCAGTCTATATGCTACAAGCGGGGTTCTCTTCAGCTACTCGATCAg AGAAAGCTGCCTCTGGAAACTAGTTACTTGGACATCCGGGATGCGACAGATGCATG GCATGCAATAAAGGATATGGTGGTTCGTGGTGCACCTGCTATTGCTATTGCAGCAGCACTTTCTCTGGCAGTTGAAGTGTTTAACTTGGAGGGTTTTGATGGGACATCCAACGACGCGGTTTCTTACCTAATAATGAAACTGGAGTATCTTGTATCCAG CCGGCCAACTGCTGTCAATCTTGCAGATGCCGCAACAAAACTTAAAGAAGTTGTATCAAAGGCTGCCTCCAAGGCTTCAGAAGCTACGAGTGTTTTCCAG GCATTTATTGACGCTGCTGAAATAATGCTTGAAGATGATGTTGCTTCCAATAAAGCTATTGGGTCTTACGGAGCTAGTTTTCTCCGCCTTCAGCTCAACAACTTTAAAAAGATTTCTGTATTAACGCATTGCAATACTGGCAG TCTAGCAACAGCTGGATATGGTACTGCCCTTGGTGTAATCCGCACACTCCATACCGAAAAAATGTTGGAAAGGGCCTTTTGCACAGAAACACGTCCATTCAACCAA GGGTCTAGACTCACAGCATTTGAGTTGGTACATGATAACATACCTGCCACTCTCATAGCAGATTCTGGTGCAGCTGCATTGATGAAGGATGGGCGTGTGAATGCTGTAGTTGTTGGAGCAGATCGAGTGGCTGCAAATG GGGATACGGCCAACAAGATTGGAACCTATAGTCTTGCCATACTTGCAAATTATCATAACATTCcatttgttgtggctgctcctttGACTTCCATCGACTTGTCCATTTCGTCTGGACAAGAAATCATAATAGAGGAAAGATCCCCAAAAGAACTATTGAACACCCGCGGAGGGCTTGGGGAACAAGTTGCTGCATCTGGAATATCTGTTTGGAACCCAGCTTTTGATGTGACCCCTGCTAATTTGATTGCCGGCATTATCACAGAGAAG GGTGTCATAACAAAGACGGACAGTGATGCTTTTGACATTAAGGATTTTGTACACAAGGCATCAAAGAAATGA